Proteins from one Falco cherrug isolate bFalChe1 chromosome 7, bFalChe1.pri, whole genome shotgun sequence genomic window:
- the NR2E3 gene encoding photoreceptor-specific nuclear receptor, whose protein sequence is MAASPAGSAVSAGLGDSPTGLSPAPGKALSPVLLCKVCGDTSSGKHYGIYACNGCSGFFKRSVRRKLIYRCQAGTGLCPVDKAHRNQCQACRLKKCLQAGMNKDAVQNERQPRSTAQVRLDSIELDAELPPEHVATTREVPLTPCPDPHGPGATVTVTPGPRAPTPPTNHRFMASLMTAETCAKLEPEDADETVDVTGSEPERVAGEYQVAPYPASSPENVYETSARLLFMAVKWAKNLPVFSNLPFRDQVILLEEAWSELFLLCAIQWSMPLESCPLLAVPEPAPGKLLPAALDVRVLQETLSRFKALAVDPTEFACMKAVVLFKPETRGLKDPEQVENLQDQSQVMLGQHNRSHYPGQLVRFGKLLLLLPALRFISSERVELLFFRRTIGNTPMEKLLCDMFKN, encoded by the exons GGGGACACCAGCAGCGGGAAGCACTACGGCATCTACGCCTGCAACGGCTGCAGCGGCTTCTTCAAGCGCAGCGTCCGCAGGAAGCTCATCTACAG GTGCCAGGCAGGGACGGGGCTGTGCCCAGTGGACAAGGCGCACCGCAACCAGTGCCAGGCCTGCCGGCTCAAGAAGTGCCTGCAAGCCGGCATGAACAAGGATG ctgtgcagaatGAACGTCAGCCCCGCAGCACGGCCCAGGTCCGGCTGGACAGCATCGAGCTGGATGCCGAGCTGCCTCCTGAGCATGTGGCCACAACCCGTGAGGTCCCCCTGACCCCCTGCCCAGATCCCCATGGTCCCGGTGCCACTGTCACTGTCACCCCGGGTCCCCGAGCACCCACGCCACCCACCAACCATCGCTTCATGGCCAGCCTGATGACGGCTGAGACCTGCGCCAAGCTGGAGCCCGAGGATG CTGATGAGACAGTGGATGTGACGGGCAGTGAGCCAGAGCGGGTGGCTGGCGAGTACCAGGTGGCACCATACCCAGCGTCCAGCCCCGAAAATGTCTATGAGACCTCTGCACGTCTCCTCTTCATGGCCGTGAAATGGGCCAAAAACCTGCCCGTCTTCTCCAACCTGCCCTTCCGTGACCAG gTGATCCTGCTGGAGGAAGCGTGGAGCGAGCTGTTCCTGCTCTGTGCCATCCAGTGGTCCATGCCCCTGGAGAGCTGCCCACTGCTGGCTGTCCCTGAGCCGGCCCCGGGCAAGCTGCTGCCGGCCGCCCTGGACGTCCGGGTGCTGCAGGAGACCCTCAGCCGCTTCAAGGCACTGGCCGTCGACCCCACTGAATTCGCCTGCATGAAGGCTGTGGTGCTCTTCAAACCAG AGACCCGTGGCCTGAAGGACCCTGAGCAGGTGGAGAACCTGCAGGACCAGTCGCAGGTGATGCTTGGCCAGCACAACCGTTCTCACTACCCTGGGCAACTGGTCAG GTTcgggaagctgctgctgctgctcccggCGCTGCGTTTCATCTCCTCTGAGCGTGTTGAGCTGCTCTTCTTCCGCCGGACCATCGGCAACACCCCCATGGAGAAGCTGCTGTGTGACATGTTCAAGAACTGA